One window of the Lonchura striata isolate bLonStr1 chromosome 9, bLonStr1.mat, whole genome shotgun sequence genome contains the following:
- the RWDD3 gene encoding RWD domain-containing protein 3 isoform X2, whose protein sequence is MSEIHGISFRIQISVKEVLNTDVLLKLLFHLPVNYPSTLPDISVNSDQLTRAQCMDVKEKLLEQAKKHLSEPMVHDLILWVQQHLKEVIMQSAAVCNEKTTLSKGTEDGIWMLLLHLDHMRAKAKYVKTVEKWASNLRLTGRLMFMGKIILILLQGDRSSIKEYLILQKTSKVDVDSSGKKCKEKMMRVLCETEVQSQHKRFQTFEVKEYSAPEELQKEFETAGLTTLFSEFVPPLLK, encoded by the exons ATGTCAG agaTACATGGAATCTCATTTCGAATTCAAATCAGTGTGAAAGAAGTGCTGAATACAGATGTACTTTTAAAGCTGTTATTTCATTTACCAGTCAATTACCCATCAACTCTACCAGATATTTCTGTTAACTCAGACCAGCTTACAAGGGCCCAGTGCATGGATGTGAAAGAGAAATTACTTGAACAAGCAAAGAAGCATCTTTCTGAACCCATGGTACACGATCTGATTCTTTGGGTACAGCAGCATCTTAAAGAAGTCATTATGCAATCAGCAGCAGTTTGCAATGAAAAAACTACTTTGTCAAAAGGAACAGAAGATGGTATCTGGATGCTCCTTTTGCATTTAGATCACATGAGAGCAAAGGCAAAATATGTGAAAACTGTGGAAAAATGGGCTTCAAATCTAAGGCTGACTGGAAGACTGATGTTCATGGGCAAGATAATATTGATTCTTCTtcagggtgacaggagcagcattAAG GAGTACTTGATTCTTCAGAAAACTTCTAAGGTAGATGTGGACTCAAGtggaaagaaatgcaaagagaaaatGATGAGAGTGCTTTGTGAGACAGAAGTACAGTCCCAGCATAAAAG GTTTCAAACGTTTGAAGTCAAAGAATACTCAGCACCGGAGGAGCTACAAAAGGAATTTGAAACTGCAGGACTTACAACTCTTTTCTCTGAGTTTGTGCCTCctctcttaaaataa
- the RWDD3 gene encoding RWD domain-containing protein 3 isoform X1: MSELAREELSALAAIYCEPGACEVLAASEIHGISFRIQISVKEVLNTDVLLKLLFHLPVNYPSTLPDISVNSDQLTRAQCMDVKEKLLEQAKKHLSEPMVHDLILWVQQHLKEVIMQSAAVCNEKTTLSKGTEDGIWMLLLHLDHMRAKAKYVKTVEKWASNLRLTGRLMFMGKIILILLQGDRSSIKEYLILQKTSKVDVDSSGKKCKEKMMRVLCETEVQSQHKRFQTFEVKEYSAPEELQKEFETAGLTTLFSEFVPPLLK; encoded by the exons ATGTCGGAGCTGGCGCGGGAGGAGCTGTCGGCGCTCGCCGCCATCTACTGCGAGCCGGGCGCCTGCGAGGTGCTGGCGGCCTCAG agaTACATGGAATCTCATTTCGAATTCAAATCAGTGTGAAAGAAGTGCTGAATACAGATGTACTTTTAAAGCTGTTATTTCATTTACCAGTCAATTACCCATCAACTCTACCAGATATTTCTGTTAACTCAGACCAGCTTACAAGGGCCCAGTGCATGGATGTGAAAGAGAAATTACTTGAACAAGCAAAGAAGCATCTTTCTGAACCCATGGTACACGATCTGATTCTTTGGGTACAGCAGCATCTTAAAGAAGTCATTATGCAATCAGCAGCAGTTTGCAATGAAAAAACTACTTTGTCAAAAGGAACAGAAGATGGTATCTGGATGCTCCTTTTGCATTTAGATCACATGAGAGCAAAGGCAAAATATGTGAAAACTGTGGAAAAATGGGCTTCAAATCTAAGGCTGACTGGAAGACTGATGTTCATGGGCAAGATAATATTGATTCTTCTtcagggtgacaggagcagcattAAG GAGTACTTGATTCTTCAGAAAACTTCTAAGGTAGATGTGGACTCAAGtggaaagaaatgcaaagagaaaatGATGAGAGTGCTTTGTGAGACAGAAGTACAGTCCCAGCATAAAAG GTTTCAAACGTTTGAAGTCAAAGAATACTCAGCACCGGAGGAGCTACAAAAGGAATTTGAAACTGCAGGACTTACAACTCTTTTCTCTGAGTTTGTGCCTCctctcttaaaataa
- the HCCS gene encoding holocytochrome c-type synthase, with amino-acid sequence MGLSASSPAATEHSPNASRQYQAASPPSECPMHQEKMSGCPMHMKTADHRTENTDDVPAHQERAYEFVACPVKSGASQMKDDIDPSNMMPPPNQQPSPGQPFPLSTVREESSIPRAHSDKKWVYPSEQMFWNAMLRKGWRWKDDDITSEDMTNIIKIHNQNNEQAWKEILKWEALHAVECPCGPSLMRFGGKAKEYSPRARIRSWMGYELPFDRHDWIVDRCGKEVRYVIDYYDGGAVDKNYQFTILDVRPALDSLSAVWDRVKVAWWRWTS; translated from the exons ATGGGTTTGTCCGCATCCTCCCCGGCTGCTACAGAGCACTCACCAAATGCATCCAGGCAGTACCAGGCGGCGTCTCCACCTTCAGAATGTCCCATGCATCAGGAAAAAATGAGCG GTTGTCCAATGCACATGAAGACTGCTGATCATAGAACTGAGAACACAGATGATGTTCCTGCACATCAAGAAAGAGCTTATGAGTTTGTAGCATGTCCTGTGAAGTCTGGTGCATCTCAAATGAAAGATGACATAGATCCCAGCAATATG ATGCCTCCTCCCAATCAGCAGCCATCTCCAGGGCAGCCATTTCCATTGTCAACTGTTAGAGAAGAATCTTCCATTCCTAGAGCACATTCTGACAAGAAATGGGTCTACCCTTCAGAGCAAATGTTCTGGAATGCTATGCTAAGAAAAGG GTGGAGGTGGAAAGATGATGACATAACAAGTGAAGACATGACCAACATTATTAAGATTCATAATCAAAATAATGAGCAAGCTTGGAAGGAGATTTTGAAGTGGGAAGCTCTACATGCTGT GGAATGTCCATGTGGGCCATCACTGATGCGGTTTGGAGGCAAAGCGAAGGAGTACTCGCCAAGAGCCAGAATACGTTCATGGATGGG GTACGAGCTGCCCTTTGATCGGCACGACTGGATCGTTGACCGCTGTGGGAAGGAGGTGCGCTACGTCATCGATTACTACGACGGCGGAGCAGTGGACAAGAACTACCAGTTCACCATCCTGGACGTGCGCCCTGCGCTGGACTCGCTCTCGGCCGTCTGGGACAGAGTGAAGGTGGCCTGGTGGCGCTGGACTTCCTAA